A stretch of DNA from Coccidioides posadasii str. Silveira chromosome 4, complete sequence:
ATTGACAAGTATCCTCGCTACCCATGTCGATACCTACACACCTTAAGCATGTATGCACCTATCTATGGATAGTGGGCAAAAgcctaaaaagaagattggGAAGATTGTAGACGTAGAAAAATAAACAAACCAATAAGAGCAGCATTTGCGCaagattttcttttttctttttctttttcttttttttttttttgttaaaAGAGCAAAACCTAGATAGCCTCCTCCGTCCGCCACCGGGTGTGTTGTGTGCATGAGGCCATACCCTTGGTAAACGCCCTCCGTCCTGCCTGTTCCTGGTGCCGTGTAATGAGAAGATCCGAGGACTTGGTGCTATgagaataaagaaatttcAATATAAAGGGGTCGTTGGAGGAAAGCACGGGAAAACACATTAAAACAAAGTGCATGCGATCTTCGAGGAGTGACCGAGAAACCTCTAGCTCGGGGAGCATGCAGTGCAccaaagagcaaactgcCGCCCATAACCCGGAAGTGTAtcgaaaaaagaaaagcccGAGCATCTTAAGATTCAAGACGTAATATGTATGGACAAAGGGATAGAACTGGAACATGAAAGAGGCGTTGCGGTCTAAGATGGGTTGATAAAACCAGATAAACATGGCTGCAAGTACTTGGCTACTCTTGAAGACGTTTTCAGGCGGAGGTGGAGCAGGGAATCAGTTGGAAGAGACGTGTAGAAATATCgtcgtcttttctttaaaataaGAAAGTTGAGATCAGGAGAATCTATTGTCGTCGAGAAGAGATACCCTAAGAAAGTCAGTATCACAGCCGAGAAAATCCGGCCAAAGTACGTCCGAGGTTAGACATACAAATAAAAAGGCAAGCTCTCGGGTTCCCAGACGGCCAAGATTTTGGCTAGCTCTTTCATCCAAAGCGTTTTCAATCAAttccctcttcttttcttgtagttcaagAATACGATCTTCAACAGTGTCTCGCACAAGGATCCGATGAACCATGACTGGTCGAATTTGTCCAATGCGATGAGCTCGATCAATTGCCTGCTCTTCAATGTACGGATTCCAGAAGGGATCAAAGATAATGACTTGAGAAGCCGCCACCAAATTCAGCCCAGCATTGCCCGCTTTGAGAGAAACGAGCATTATTTTGCAGTTCTCATTGTCGGAAAATTCTAGCACCGCTTCATTTCGCTGAATAGGACTCATGCTGCCATCGTATCGCCTGTAATGCCAACCCTCCCTCATAATTGGCACTTCCAACAGGTCGAGCAAAGTAGTGAATTGGCTGAAGATAATAGTTTTCTCGCCATTGTTACAACTCTCGATTTCACGTAGGATTTCAAGTGCTTTGTCGATCTTAGAGCTTGTTTGCCAGGATTTTTCTAAGCGCCGTATATATCTCCTTTTGGCCTTGGCATTCTTCATAGATTCCTTCTTCAATGTAGCCAAATTTTTCTTGCCAGTTTTCTTGTCAGTGTTTCTGACAGATTTAGTATTgcgctttctttttttgcctCTGGGGCGCTCTGCATCAGTATCATCGTCGACAATGAAGCTATTTAAGCTATCAGTATCCGAGTCATCCTCACTGTCAATATCATCATGGTCACTACGAGCATCAGCCTCATCCGTGTTGTCGCCAGTGACATGGACTTTCCGGAACGATAAGTTGTCGGTGATCTTTTTCGGATCGATCCTGGCACGGCAATTCGGACACTTGATCTCGACTGTTCCGTCGTTGCCTTGGGCCACGCCTTGGGACGGGTCCGATATCCGCGCAAAGCACTCTGCGCAAATATTGTGTCCGcaaggaaagaaaatgatTGCATTCTCCACGGCATCAATACAAACTGGACATTCGGAATCCTCGTTCTCCTTCAAACGTGCAACAACGTCAGGACCGAGTAATTTGGCGTTGGCTTTCAAATCAACACCACAGAGGTTGACATGACTGTCATCACTGAAGAGCTGTATCAAGTGTGGATGGCAGCAGGCCTGGCGAAGTCGAAGCAGCATCACAAGGACGTTAGAGTAGTGTTTTCCAACCGTACCATTATCAAGGTACCTGTTGAACTGGTTTTGAGTTTTTTGCTCAAGGGATTGATAGAAGGTGTTTTCATCTTCACTAAAAACAGTATGGACCTTTTCAGTCGTTCTTGATGGCAATTGCAAAATGGGCTTGCCGTCAATCTTTGATGCTTTAGTTCTACGAAGCAAAATAGCTTTCAATAAGGCTTGTAGCTTTTGCATGGCTTGTTTCTGGGTTCTATCGTGGAAAGTCTTTAGCGGGCGAGTAAATGTCTGCAAAGGTATCAGTATCAGGTATCAGGACAATGAATATCAACATTAAGCAACCTACAGCATCAAAAGTTTCCGATTTGTTGTAGGGCCCGATTCGAAGAAATCGAATCAAAGAATAAAGCTCTGTAACGTTGTTCATCATTGGAGTTCCACTCATACACCATCTATAAGTGGATCTAATGGCATAGCAAGCTCGAGCAGATTTGGTGTTCTTGTTTTTGATGCATTGAGCTTCATCGATTATAACACGGTACCATTTAGAACGCTCTCCAAGGACAGGCAATTGCTTAGCGAGTGGGTGACTCTCGCGCAGAGAAGGAttctcatttgcaaattGGTCAAACTCCTCCTTGCGCTTGAACTCTGAAGACAGTGTACCAAAAGATGTCAATACGACATCGTATTTCTTTAATCTTAAGAAAGGGGTAGTTCTTTTGTCTCCATGGAGGATATAAACTGAAAGTTGGTGTCTTCCACTTTTCAGTTTCTGTTCAATCTCTCTTTTCCATTGGTGCATCAGGGAGACGGGAGCAACTACTAGGGTAGTTTTTCGCTCAGGA
This window harbors:
- a CDS encoding uncharacterized protein (EggNog:ENOG410QDFW~COG:K,L); this encodes MNSAGRERSNLLHELGLSEDEDLLTIEREAFEAERWLEKRRDQERRDEALARALQESLYEPESPPQPSPSRPPVQSTRDLQHFPPRPIIPFTSLSPHSREQQPIVSHRPRNPAVRTAADVHLDIIDLTSSINQETRLDHYNATSLSHGMMHYNHHHLQPHQQVCDLTGSSPTHGVSPSMASTVERYRQYAQMPGAFPSSTTIHNPYSLDSHDSAKFSQTAPPDWPNVSSDLFNRLGSSVPSYDGASDHTEMKKELQNLLENIRPDKDLKCNGESTPEAMKYTLMDHQKYGLAWMKAMEEGSNKGGILADDMGLGKTIQALALIVSRPSTDPERKTTLVVAPVSLMHQWKREIEQKLKSGRHQLSVYILHGDKRTTPFLRLKKYDVVLTSFGTLSSEFKRKEEFDQFANENPSLRESHPLAKQLPVLGERSKWYRVIIDEAQCIKNKNTKSARACYAIRSTYRWCMSGTPMMNNVTELYSLIRFLRIGPYNKSETFDATFTRPLKTFHDRTQKQAMQKLQALLKAILLRRTKASKIDGKPILQLPSRTTEKVHTVFSEDENTFYQSLEQKTQNQFNRYLDNGTVGKHYSNVLVMLLRLRQACCHPHLIQLFSDDSHVNLCGVDLKANAKLLGPDVVARLKENEDSECPVCIDAVENAIIFFPCGHNICAECFARISDPSQGVAQGNDGTVEIKCPNCRARIDPKKITDNLSFRKVHVTGDNTDEADARSDHDDIDSEDDSDTDSLNSFIVDDDTDAERPRGKKRKRNTKSVRNTDKKTGKKNLATLKKESMKNAKAKRRYIRRLEKSWQTSSKIDKALEILREIESCNNGEKTIIFSQFTTLLDLLEVPIMREGWHYRRYDGSMSPIQRNEAVLEFSDNENCKIMLVSLKAGNAGLNLVAASQVIIFDPFWNPYIEEQAIDRAHRIGQIRPVMVHRILVRDTVEDRILELQEKKRELIENALDERASQNLGRLGTRELAFLFGISSRRQ